One window from the genome of Saccharomyces mikatae IFO 1815 strain IFO1815 genome assembly, chromosome: 2 encodes:
- the ARA1 gene encoding D-arabinose 1-dehydrogenase (NAD(P)(+)) ARA1, whose product MSSTTASTESIVDKMLHPKTTEIYFSLNNGVRIPALGLGTANPQEKLAETKQAVKAAIKAGYRHIDTAWAYRTEPFVGEAIKELLEEGTIKREDLFITTKVWPVLWDEVDRSLNESLKALGLDYVDLLLQHWPICFGKVKDPEGISGYMKLPVDDSGKTVYASNGDWLETYKQLEKIYLDSNDHRVRAIGVSNFSIEYLERLIKECKVKPTVNQVESHPHLPQVELRKFCFMHDILLTAYSPLGSQGAPNLKIPLVKKLCEKYNVTGNDLLISYHIRQGTIVIPRSLNPVRISSNIEFVCLTKDELQELNEFGEKYPVRFMDVPSVAILPGFTGKGPNLDNLKY is encoded by the coding sequence ATGTCTTCCACCACAGCTTCAACGGAAAGCATCGTCGATAAAATGCTACATCCAAAGACTACAGAAATATACTTTTCACTTAACAATGGAGTTCGTATCCCAGCTTTGGGTTTAGGGACAGCTAATCCTCAAGAGAAACTAGCTGAAACAAAACAGGCTGTTAAAGCTGCTATCAAGGCTGGATACAGACACATTGATACTGCCTGGGCTTACCGGACAGAACCTTTTGTAGGTGAAGCTATCAAAGAACTATTGGAAGAAGGAACTATCAAAAGGGAAGATCTTTTCATTACCACAAAAGTTTGGCCCGTTCTATGGGATGAAGTAGACAGATCATTGaatgaatctttgaaagCTTTAGGGCTGGACTACGTTGATTTGCTCTTGCAACATTGGCCGATATGTTTTGGAAAGGTCAAGGACCCTGAAGGAATTAGCGGATATATGAAGCTTCCGGTTGATGATTCTGGAAAGACCGTTTATGCTTCTAACGGTGACTGGTTGGAAACCTACAAACAGTTGGAAAAGATTTACCTTGACTCCAATGACCATCGTGTTAGAGCTATTGGTGTCTCCAATTTTTCCATCGAGTACTTGGAGCGCCTTATCAAGGAGTGCAAAGTTAAGCCAACCGTCAACCAAGTGGAGAGTCATCCTCATTTACCACAAGTAGAGTTGAGAAAGTTTTGCTTCATGCACGACATCCTACTAACAGCATATTCTCCACTAGGTTCTCAGGGAGCgccaaatttgaaaatccCATTGGTAAAGAAGCTTTGTGAAAAGTACAATGTCACAGGAAACgatttattaatttcttACCATATTAGACAGGGTACCATCGTAATTCCAAGATCCTTGAATCCAGTTAGAATTTCCTCGAATATTgaatttgtttgtttgaCGAAGGATGAATTACAAGAATTGAACGAATTCGGTGAAAAATACCCTGTGAGATTCATGGATGTTCCATCTGTTGCCATCCTTCCAGGTTTTACTGGTAAAGGACCTAATTTAGACAATTTGAAGTACTAA
- the SMKI02G2600 gene encoding aldo/keto reductase, whose protein sequence is MSSTTTSTESIVDKMLHPKTTEIYFSLNNGVRIPALGLGTANPQEKLAETKQAVKAAIKAGYRHIDTAWAYETEPFVGEAIKELLEEGTIQREDLFITTKVWPVLWDEVDRSLNESLKALGLDYVDLLLQHWPLCFEKVKDPKGISGLVKTPVDDSGKTVYASNGDWLETYKQLEKIYLDSNDHRVRAIGVSNFSIEYLERLIKECKVKPTVNQVESHPHLPQVELRKFCFMHDILLTAYSPLGSQGAPNLKIPLVKKLCEKYNVTGNDLLISYHIRQGTIVIPRSLNPVRISSNIEFVCLTKDELQELNEFGEKYPVRFIDEPFAAVLPEFTGNGPNLKNLKY, encoded by the coding sequence ATGTCTTCCACCACAACTTCAACGGAAAGCATCGTCGATAAAATGCTACATCCAAAGACTACAGAAATATACTTTTCACTTAACAATGGAGTTCGTATCCCAGCTTTGGGTTTAGGGACAGCTAATCCTCAAGAGAAACTAGCTGAAACAAAACAGGCTGTTAAAGCTGCTATCAAGGCTGGATACAGACACATTGATACTGCCTGGGCCTACGAAACAGAACCTTTTGTAGGCGAAGCTATCAAAGAACTATTGGAAGAAGGAACTATCCAAAGGGAAGATCTTTTCATTACCACAAAAGTTTGGCCCGTTCTATGGGATGAAGTAGACAGATCATTGaatgaatctttgaaagCTTTAGGGCTGGACTACGTTGATTTGCTCTTGCAACATTGGCCACtatgttttgaaaaggtCAAGGACCCTAAAGGGATTAGCGGGCTGGTGAAGACTCCAGTTGATGATTCTGGGAAGACCGTTTATGCTTCTAACGGTGACTGGTTGGAAACCTACAAACAGTTGGAAAAGATTTACCTTGACTCCAATGACCATCGTGTTAGAGCTATTGGTGTCTCCAATTTTTCCATCGAGTACTTGGAGCGCCTTATCAAGGAGTGCAAAGTTAAGCCAACCGTCAACCAAGTGGAGAGTCATCCTCATTTACCACAAGTAGAGTTGAGAAAGTTTTGCTTCATGCACGACATCCTACTAACAGCATATTCTCCACTAGGTTCTCAGGGAGCgccaaatttgaaaatccCATTGGTAAAGAAGCTTTGTGAAAAGTACAATGTCACAGGAAACgatttattaatttcttACCATATTAGACAGGGTACCATCGTAATTCCAAGATCCTTGAATCCAGTTAGAATTTCCTCGAATATTgaatttgtttgtttgaCGAAGGATGAATTACAAGAATTGAACGAATTCGGTGAAAAATACCCTGTGAGATTCATCGATGAGCCATTTGCGGCAGTCCTTCCAGAGTTCACTGGTAACGGtccaaatttgaaaaatttgaagtaCTAA
- the TBS1 gene encoding Tbs1p (similar to Saccharomyces cerevisiae TBS1 (YBR150C) and HAL9 (YOL089C); ancestral locus Anc_3.109) — protein MDPGFTSDHETMNESKNRSSGGSSQQQNHRFENTGILMGSTVPTIPPVSSNFPPALSGSLMSPQLSPFPDYRLRQHPLAQMIPTDKSFLTYSMESFKSRVTKACDYCRKRKIRCTEIDLAYGRCRNCIKYNKDCTFHFHEELKRRREEALNSKENGKSVKKLKCDKENTVEDESSDTAARSSNASSTGSPPKLPQSTLLQEIEEGPACQSAENKEDDDLSDLVPIDKEILEKMELNHTKVSRKVFVLEEICKKMKGTIEKLVEETKIDVLDKEYMKRPKRKQYSKALLTKQKMFHFRQNVSSHLTDEEFLSPINEMFTTTFKYFILQTKLALDFSFRSASSPSSDNILYPLPRLAIAKRLLENIKCPSLASLLHITDVDQCLEFAEIYCDPLKGRLTPSQAFLLNICLCLGATVSNFGEKQELIDEGSHEIYYFEKFELWRLRSFTFLNSVYYYHKLSVARADMTALKALLLLAKFTQQKISASSAVKVLSVAIKVALDLRLNLHSTYEDLELDEILERRRLWCYCFSTDKFFSVVLSRPPCLKEENTDVLTDESYVGLFRDKILPKLSKKYDDTRLRRVNDIVSVVNFLANHLEYTPYIQSYFLSRLSLIESQIYYACFSIRTTLDDTLDEIIDKVLENQKSLDRMRDDLPIILSLDNYKKNMKILSLESPKLEFEINCCNTILLHLRWYHQKITLSLFVISIIRDNLDQRESSRHDIAEIIRTSRINFKENCIEVLNVLKDFEYYPAVQNDFLYFSLTTVFSMFLYLSEIMVNDENAMETGYIIGLLKDTHTRMLGSEKNYLSIYNLKWQTSLFFYTFFLRSTIEKFNLTSKYAKFYAFDSKYYETILDKLVKHTRDSKDDMVELLKTSFINKEKMASFGSFATKDQEKMKMSFNLLNEITIQDLNFLQLSSIPKLWGDTAVNSTKEINRNENSNSKKNDDYDGYDNNENNIKNNSKNKINVNYNDDDDDDDDDDNYDRSLFPTGLTSLLDEIYSDRTVNDNNDENEKSSKLFQKIEDHLEHGVFFYDRDFFFKNVCVKM, from the coding sequence ATGGATCCTGGTTTTACAAGTGATCATGAAACTATGAATGAGTCAAAAAATCGAAGCTCTGGCGGGAGCAGTCAGCAGCAGAATCATAGATTTGAGAATACTGGAATCTTGATGGGTTCCACTGTCCCGACGATTCCGCCAGTGTCATCTAACTTTCCGCCTGCCTTAAGTGGTTCTCTCATGTCACCTCAGTTGAGCCCTTTTCCAGATTATCGTTTGAGACAACATCCATTGGCCCAAATGATTCCTACGGATAAAAGCTTTCTAACTTATAGTATGgaatctttcaaaagtaGAGTAACTAAAGCATGTGATTATTGTCGAAAGAGGAAGATTAGATGCACAGAGATTGATCTGGCGTATGGGAGGTGTAGAAACTGTATCAAATATAACAAGGATTGTACGTTTCATTTCCatgaagaattgaaaagaaggcGGGAAGAGGCGTTGAatagtaaagaaaatgggAAGTCAGTTAAGAAGCTCAAATGTGATAAGGAAAATACGGTGGAAGACGAGAGTTCCGATACAGCCGCACGATCGAGCAACGCTTCGTCTACAGGAAGCCCACCCAAACTACCACAGTCCACTTTAttacaagaaattgaagaaggaCCTGCCTGTCAGAGCGCAGAAAATaaggaagatgatgatttgtCAGACCTTGTTCCCATTGATAAGgaaattcttgaaaaaatggaactcAACCATACTAAAGTTTCCAGAAAAGTCTTTGTGTTGGAAGAAATTTgtaagaaaatgaaaggaACGATAGAGAAACTCgttgaagaaactaaaaTTGACGTTCTTGATAAAGAGTACATGAAGCGGCCCAAAAGAAAGCAATATTCAAAGGCCTTGTTAACAAAACAGAAaatgtttcattttcgaCAGAATGTTTCATCACATTTAACTGACGAAGAGTTTCTATCACCCATTAATGAAATGTTCACAACCACCTTTAAATACTTTATTTTGCAAACTAAGTTGGCACTCGATTTCTCTTTTCGATCTGCATCATCTCCATCCAGCGACAATATTCTGTATCCTTTGCCCCGTTTAGCGATTGCAAAGCGTTTGCTGGAAAACATAAAATGCCCGTCCTTAGCTTCTCTCCTCCATATAACAGATGTAGATCAATGTCTAGAATTTGCTGAGATTTACTGTGATCCTCTCAAAGGAAGACTGACTCCCTCACAagcatttttgttgaataTTTGCTTATGCCTTGGAGCTACCGTGTCTAATTTTGGAGAGAAGCAAGAGCTAATTGATGAAGGAAGTCATGAAATCTAttattttgagaaatttgaaTTGTGGAGGCTCAGATCTTTCACTTTTCTCAATTCTGTCTACTACTACCATAAACTATCTGTGGCGCGTGCAGATATGACGGCATTGAAGGCATTGCTTTTACTGGCAAAGTTTAcccaacaaaaaattaGTGCTTCATCAGCGGTTAAAGTTCTTTCCGTGGCGATCAAAGTGGCTTTGGATTTACGACTGAATTTGCATTCTACTTATGAAGATCTAGAGCTTGATGAAATTCTCGAAAGAAGGCGTTTATGGTgttattgtttttcaacggacaaattcttttctgtaGTATTGTCAAGACCGCCGTGTCTGAAGGAGGAAAACACAGATGTATTGACGGATGAAAGTTACGTTGGACTCTTCCGGGATAAAATTCTGCCGAAGCtttccaaaaaatatgatgatacAAGACTAAGAAGGGTGAATGATATTGTCTCCGTTGTAAACTTTCTCGCGAACCACCTTGAATATACACCATACATTCaatcatattttttatcaagatTATCTCTTATAGAGTCTCAAATATATTACGCATGTTTTTCTATTAGAACAACCCTAGACGATACACTGGATgaaattattgataaagtactagaaaatcaaaaatcaCTAGACAGGATGCGAGATGATTTGCCAATTATATTATCGCTAGATaactacaaaaaaaatatgaaaattttatctTTGGAGTCCCCAAAGTTAGAGTTTGaaataaattgttgtaacACTATTCTTTTACACCTCAGATGGTATCATCAAAAGATAACCTTGAGTTTGTTTGTTATATCTATCATTAGGGACAATTTGGACCAGCGTGAAAGTTCTCGGCATGATATAGCTGAAATTATTAGAACATCAAGGAtcaattttaaagaaaattgcaTCGAAGTATTGAAcgttttgaaagattttgaatACTATCCTGCTGTTCAGAAtgattttttgtatttttctctcaCAACAGTTTTCTCCATGTTTCTTTACTTGTCAGAGATTATGgtaaatgatgaaaatgcCATGGAAACCGGCTATATTATTGGGTTATTAAAGGATACGCATACTCGTATGCTGggatctgaaaaaaattatcttTCCATATACAATCTAAAATGGCAGAcatctcttttcttttatactttttttttacgaAGTACAATAGAAAAGTTCAACCTCACAAGTAAGTACGCGAAATTTTATGCATTTGACTCAAAATATTATGAAACTATACTCGACAAGTTGGTTAAGCATACCAGAGACTCGAAAGATGACATGGTAgagcttttgaaaacttcaTTCATAAATAAGGAGAAGATGGCTTCATTTGGCAGTTTTGCTACAAAAGATCaagagaaaatgaaaatgtctttcaatcttttaaatgaaataaCGATCCAGGATTTGAACTTTCTGCAACTTTCGAGCATTCCAAAATTATGGGGAGATACAGCTGTGAATTCCACCAAAGAAATCAACCGCAATGAGAATAGCAATTCTAAAAAAAACGATGATTATGATGGttatgataataatgaaaacaatattaaAAACAATAGTAAAAATAAGATTAATGTCAATtacaatgatgatgatgatgatgatgatgatgacgataaTTATGACAGATCCTTATTCCCAACAGGGTTAACTTCGCTGCTGGATGAGATATATTCAGATCGAACAGTAAATGATAACAATGATGAGAATGAAAAGTCAAGCAAATTATTCCAGAAGATTGAAGATCACTTGGAGCACggtgtatttttttacgaTCgagatttcttcttcaagaatGTATGTGTGAAGATGTAA
- the APD1 gene encoding Apd1p (similar to Saccharomyces cerevisiae APD1 (YBR151W); ancestral locus Anc_3.110) produces MAFFNIFKHKGGDEASQLTTKGREEISQSIKLCKGDDAADQHDCSGDCKTEIEEGKQAFAKLKIEHETPLLNSSKIPKIRFVVPTSQINWQHDACLEDPKSVQYKISEWCDNNSDKFSNTGTGKTLNCAVSSLPKDIMDIEVMRGTKNNVLVLPYFIWLNDLKSDDVKATLDDLVPDLLNNAISKEKLLETRPNISAARERAFVFICSHTTRDKRCGITAPYLKKVFDSKLQEHGLYRDNSDYRPDGVKIAFVNHVGGHKFAANAQIYLKNPNTLIWLGRVTPGIVPSVVEHLIVPEEPTLPFPEKVRCIKKYESW; encoded by the coding sequence ATGGCTTTTTTTAACATCTTTAAACACAAAGGCGGTGATGAAGCTTCACAATTGACGACAAAgggaagagaagaaatttctcAATCGATTAAACTATGTAAAGGTGATGACGCTGCTGACCAACACGACTGCTCTGGTGATTGTAAAACGGAAATCGAAGAAGGGAAGCAAGCTTTCGCGAAACTAAAAATCGAGCACGAAACTCCCTTGTTGAATTCTTCTAAAATCCCGAAAATACGCTTTGTTGTTCCCACATCTCAAATCAATTGGCAGCATGATGCTTGCCTGGAAGACCCGAAGTCTGTGCAATACAAGATCTCTGAATGGTGTGACAATAATTCAGATAAATTCTCCAACACTGGTACAGGAAAGACGTTAAATTGTGCAGTTTCATCTTTACCTAAAGATATCATGGATATCGAAGTTATGCGGGGAACCAAGAATAATGTTCTCGTCTTGCCTTATTTCATCTGGTTGAACGACCTTAAATCAGATGACGTCAAAGCAACGCTGGATGATTTAGTCCCTGATTTACTGAACAACGCTATTTCGAAGGAGAAGTTACTAGAGACACGACCAAACATTTCGGCTGCACGTGAACGTGCTTTTGTATTCATATGCTCACATACTACAAGAGATAAAAGATGCGGGATTACCGCTCCCtatttgaagaaggtgTTTGATAGTAAATTACAGGAGCATGGCCTATATAGGGATAATTCTGATTACAGGCCTGATGGTGTAAAAATTGCGTTTGTTAATCATGTTGGTGGCCATAAGTTTGCAGCAAACGCTCAgatttatttgaagaatccGAATACTTTAATTTGGTTGGGAAGAGTAACGCCTGGTATCGTTCCTTCCGTAGTTGAACATCTCATAGTACCTGAAGAACCTACACTTCCTTTTCCTGAGAAAGTTCGCTGTATTAAAAAGTATGAAAGCTGGTAA
- the SPP381 gene encoding U4/U6-U5 snRNP complex subunit SPP381 (similar to Saccharomyces cerevisiae SPP381 (YBR152W); ancestral locus Anc_3.112), with translation MSFRHFKRRLERSSEDEDSSEDGDHFDEDASSSKKPALSNYECVVVKGLEKPTKKHLVEDKKESNVSKTDSSSESEESSDSGNSSDNEDVIPLHRPLFLKKKTDNPQKATTIDQAQSIQSEAHYSEIKEENVMKNIDKANEVAKNYEAMKLQLDTNYSTNEELVKQCMLLNDDDEVDPEKEQCEWLKRHDERKMKHRSSQLAKQRESEKYEASRFAAVQKDKDRHTKYEVVPDREQKELCNKGQRFAEKVKNLHKNDRYKITRVKNVSFGNPENKGRDNEESEYSIL, from the coding sequence ATGAGTTTTAGACATTTCAAGAGAAGACTTGAAAGAAGCTCAGAAGATGAGGACTCTTCGGAAGATGGAGATCATTTTGATGAGGACGCCAGTTCATCAAAGAAACCAGCCTTATCAAACTATGAATGTGTAGTGGTCAAAGGTTTGGAAAAACCAACAAAGAAGCACTTAGTTgaggataaaaaagaatcgaATGTAAGTAAAACTGATTCTAGTTCCGAAAGTGAGGAGAGTAGTGACAGCGGGAACTCGAGTGACAATGAAGATGTCATACCTTTACACAGACCTTTGtttctgaagaaaaagactgATAATCCACAAAAAGCTACTACTATCGATCAAGCTCAGAGTATTCAAAGTGAGGCACATTACTCGGAAATAAAGGAGGAAAATGTGATGAAAAACATTGACAAAGCTAACGAAGTGGCAAAGAACTATGAAGCAATGAAGCTACAACTTGACACTAATTATAGTACCAACGAGGAATTGGTCAAACAGTGTATGCTTCTaaatgatgacgatgagGTTGATCCAGAAAAGGAGCAATGCGAATGGTTGAAAAGACACGACGAACGTAAAATGAAACATAGAAGCTCGCAGCTTGCCAAGCAGAGAGAATCAGAAAAATACGAAGCAAGTAGATTCGCAGCTGTacaaaaagataaagataGGCACACCAAATATGAAGTCGTCCCAGATAGAGAGCAGAAGGAACTATGTAATAAGGGACAAAGATTTGCTGAGAAAGTCAAAAATTTACATAAGAACGATCGTTATAAAATCACAAGAGTCAAGAATGTTAGCTTTGGAAATCCAGAAAACAAAGGCAgagataatgaagaaagcGAATATTCTATTTTATAA
- the RIB7 gene encoding 2,5-diamino-6-(ribosylamino)-4(3H)-pyrimidinone 5'-phosphate reductase (similar to Saccharomyces cerevisiae RIB7 (YBR153W); ancestral locus Anc_3.113), which produces MALRPLCGDLPLFLQSYLPNAVEKGNAIQPFITLTYAQSLDARISRGPGIKTVISHPETKTMTHYLRHHHDGILIGSGTALVDDPGLNCKWGPNSFANSPRPIILDTKQKWRFNGSKIQELFNKRQGKPPIVVVTSDPLIKEEHVEYAICPIDEATERIDWKKLFEILKEDFNISSVMVEGGANVINQLLLRGDIINSLIITIGSTFLGNSGTEVSPPQTVNLKDMTWWKGTTDVVLCARLADD; this is translated from the coding sequence ATGGCTTTGAGACCATTGTGTGGAGATCTACCGCTATTTTTGCAAAGTTATCTACCAAATGCCGTCGAAAAGGGAAATGCCATTCAGCCTTTCATCACTTTAACTTATGCTCAATCGCTAGATGCAAGAATATCTAGAGGTCCTGGAATAAAAACCGTTATTTCTCACCCTGAAACGAAGACGATGACACATTATTTGCGACATCATCACGACGGAATACTCATAGGAAGTGGAACAGCGCTAGTTGACGATCCTGGATTGAATTGCAAATGGGGCCCCAATTCTTTTGCAAATTCTCCTAGGCCAATCATTCTGGACACAAAACAAAAGTGGAGATTCAATGGTTCAAAAATACAAGAACTTTTTAACAAGCGACAAGGTAAACCGCCAATCGTTGTAGTTACAAGTGATCCCcttataaaagaagaacatgTAGAGTACGCAATATGTCCAATAGATGAAGCTACAGAACGGATCgattggaagaaattgtttgaaATACTCAAAGAGGACTTCAATATAAGCTCAGTAATGGTTGAAGGAGGAGCTAACGTAATAAATCAATTGTTGCTAAGAGGTGATATCATCAACAGTCTCATAATAACTATTGGGTCAACGTTTCTGGGAAATTCGGGCACTGAGGTAAGTCCGCCACAAACAGTCAATTTAAAGGACATGACATGGTGGAAAGGTACTACTGATGTAGTGCTTTGCGCAAGACTGGCTGACGACTAA
- the RPB5 gene encoding DNA-directed RNA polymerase core subunit RPB5 (similar to Saccharomyces cerevisiae RPB5 (YBR154C); ancestral locus Anc_3.114): MDQENERNISRLWRAFKTVKEMVKDRGYFITQEEVELPLEDFKAKYCDSMGRPQRKMMSFQANPTEESISKFPEMGSLWVEFCDEPSVGVKTMKTFVIHIQEKNFQTGIFVYQNNITPSAMKLVPSIPPATIETFNEAALVVNITHHELVPKHIRLSTEEKRELLKRYRLKESQLPRIQRADPVALYLGLKRGEVVKIIRKSETSGRYASYRICM; the protein is encoded by the coding sequence atggatcaagaaaatgaaagaaacatCTCAAGATTATGGAGAGCTTTCAAAACagtaaaagaaatggtCAAAGACAGAGGTTATTTTATAACCCAAGAAGAAGTGGAATTACCATTGGAAGATTTTAAAGCTAAATACTGTGATTCGATGGGCAGACCTCAACGTAAAATGATGTCATTTCAAGCCAATCCAACTGAAGAATCTATATCAAAGTTCCCTGAAATGGGCTCTTTATGGGTAGAATTCTGCGATGAGCCTTCCGTTGGTGTAAAGACAATGAAGACTTTTGTTATAcatattcaagaaaaaaattttcagacAGGTATCTTTGTTTATCAGAATAATATTACACCAAGTGCAATGAAATTGGTACCTTCTATACCACCTGCCACCATTGAAACATTCAACGAAGCTGCCTTAGTTGTTAATATTACCCACCACGAATTGGTTCCTAAGCATATCAGATTGAGCAccgaagaaaaaagggaGCTATTAAAAAGATACAGATTGAAGGAGTCCCAATTACCAAGAATTCAAAGAGCTGACCCTGTAGCCTTATATTTGGGTTTGAAAAGAGGAGAAGTGGTCAAAATCATAAGAAAGAGTGAAACCTCTGGTCGTTATGCCAGTTACAGAATCTGTATGTAG
- the CNS1 gene encoding HSP70/90 family co-chaperone CNS1 (similar to Saccharomyces cerevisiae CNS1 (YBR155W); ancestral locus Anc_8.506) produces MSIPSKNSEYTKPQKYVPGPGDPELPPQLSEFKDKTSDEILKEMNRMPFFMTKLDETDGVGGENVELEALKALAYEGEPHEIAENFKKQGNELYKAKRFKDARELYTKGIAVECEDKSINESLFANRAACELELKNYRRCIEDCSKALTINPKNIKCYYRTSKAFFSLSKLEEAKSAAIFANQSIEPENKSILNMLSVIERKEQELKIKEQKKQQEAQERENKKIMLESAMTLRNITNIRTHSPVELLNEGKIRLEDPRDFESQLIYPALIMYPTQDEFDFVGEVSELTTVQELIDLVMEGPQERFKKEGKQNFTAKKVLTFMETKAGGLIKAGKKVTFHDILKKETPDVPLFDNALKIYIVPKVESEEWISKWDKQKALERRFL; encoded by the coding sequence ATGAGTATCCCGAGCAAAAATAGTGAATATACAAAACCTCAAAAGTATGTTCCAGGACCAGGTGATCCTGAACTGCCACCTCAGCTGTCCGAGTTTAAGGATAAAACATCAGATGAGATCTTAAAGGAAATGAACAGAAtgcctttttttatgaCCAAGCTGGACGAAACAGATGGTGTTGGTGGTGAAAACGTGGAGTTAGAGGCGTTGAAGGCATTAGCTTATGAAGGTGAACCACACGAAATTGCTGAGAACTTCAAGAAGCAAGGTAATGAATTATATAAGGCAAAAAGATTCAAAGACGCAAGGGAGCTGTATACAAAAGGTATAGCCGTGGAATGTGAAGATAAATCCATAAATGAATCATTATTTGCCAATAGAGCAGCATGTGAGCTGGAGCTGAAAAATTACAGGAGGTGCATCGAAGATTGTAGTAAGGCCTTAACTATCAACCCCAAGAATATCAAGTGCTACTATCGTACAAGTAAAGCTTTTTTTAGTTTGAGTAAATTGGAAGAGGCAAAATCAGCGGCAATATTCGCTAACCAGAGTATTGAACCAGAAAACAAGTCAATTTTGAACATGTTATCAGTGATTgagagaaaagaacaagaactgaaaataaaagagcaaaaaaagcaaCAGGAAGCTCAAGAACgtgaaaacaaaaaaattatgttAGAGAGTGCAATGACGCTAAGAAACATAACCAACATTAGAACCCACTCTCCGGTGGAGTTGCTAAATGAGGGTAAGATAAGGTTAGAAGATCCAAGGGATTTTGAATCCCAATTAATTTATCCGGCGTTAATCATGTATCCCACGCAAGATGAGTTTGATTTTGTAGGTGAAGTCAGTGAGCTGACTACAGTACAAGAACTTATTGACCTGGTTATGGAGGGGCCACAAGAAAggttcaagaaagaaggcAAACAAAACTTTACTGCAAAGAAGGTGTTGACATTTATGGAAACGAAGGCAGGTGGCTTGATCAAAGCAGGAAAGAAGGTGACCTTTCATgatatcttgaaaaaagaaacaccAGATGTACCATTATTCGATAATGCTTTGAAGATTTATATTGTACCTAAGGTGGAAAGTGAAGAATGGATTTCCAAATGGGATAAACAAAAAGCCTTagaaagaagatttttGTGA